In the genome of Lycorma delicatula isolate Av1 chromosome 8, ASM4794821v1, whole genome shotgun sequence, one region contains:
- the LOC142329490 gene encoding flotillin-2-like, with amino-acid sequence MGKIYTVGPNKAVVIAGGTRRTNKKIKVAGSIYCPSYLAKASLLSLNLMTLNPVCYDVETVQGVPLNVSAIAQCKIMNSPEFLLIAAEQFLGKPHHEIESAILNTLEGHLRAILGTLTVEETYQDRKKFAILVREVAGNDVAKMGIQIISFVIKDISDNVGYLSALGKSRIAAAKRDAEIGIAYAERDAGIREAECEKESNSVRYQSLANIENYARLYHLQKADFDKEVNSAKAESGLAYELAEAKIKQQIRFEEIGIEIAVRKKIIEIEQKEIERKERELTGTIRLPTEAECYRLETIAEGKKTKVIQNAVGEAEKMKKTGDAEAYNMKLLGLIEADKMTRKALAYQMYGDTAIQNLILQRLPEIASHISCPLSKIDEIILLGGNNDLIKDINTLTDINKIPSSITGLDGSVNLKKLLVLDMVK; translated from the coding sequence ATGGGAAAAATATATACAGTTGGTCCTAACAAAGCAGTAGTTATAGCAGGAGGCACCAGAcgtacaaataagaaaattaaagttgCAGGAAGTATATATTGTCCATCTTATTTAGCTAAAGCATCtttgttatcattaaatttaatgacattaaatcCAGTATGTTATGATGTTGAAACAGTCCAAGGAGTACCTCTTAATGTTTCTGCAATTGCTCAGTGTAAAATAATGAACTCACCAGAGTTTTTGTTGATAGCAGCGGAGCAATTTTTGGGAAAACCACACCATGAAATAGAATCTGCAATACTTAACACACTAGAAGGTCATTTACGAGCAATTTTAGGAACATTAACAGTTGAAGAAACTTATCAAGACaggaaaaaatttgcaattttagtCAGAGAAGTTGCTGGGAATGATGTCGCTAAAATGGGTATCCAAATAATATCATTTGTTATCAAAGATATTAGTGATAATGTAGGTTATTTATCAGCATTAGGTAAATCAAGAATTGCTGCTGCAAAAAGAGATGCTGAAATAGGTATTGCATATGCAGAGAGGGATGCAGGAATCAGAGAAGCTGAATgtgaaaaagaatcaaatagTGTTCGTTACCAGTCTTTagcaaatattgaaaattatgctAGATTATATCACTTGCAAAAAGCAGATTTTGATAAAGAAGTAAACTCTGCAAAAGCCGAGTCAGGATTAGCTTATGAATTAGCAGAAGCTAAGATAAAACAACAGATACGTTTTGAAGAAATAGGTATTGAAATTGctgtaaggaaaaaaattattgaaatagaaCAGAAAGAAATTGAACGCAAAGAACGTGAATTAACAGGAACAATAAGACTGCCGACAGAAGCTGAATGTTATCGTCTAGAAACTATTGCAGAAGGTAAAAAAACGAAAGTGATACAAAATGCAGTAGGTGaagctgaaaaaatgaaaaaaacagggGACGCAGAAGCTTATAACATGAAGTTACTTGGTTTGATTGAAGCGGACAAAATGACTCGAAAAGCTCTTGCATATCAGATGTACGGGGATACAGCAATTCAAAACTTAATTCTTCAAAGATTACCagaaattgcatcacatattAGTTGTCCTTTATCAAAGATTGATGAGATTATATTACTTGGaggaaataatgatttaattaaagatataaatactttaacagatattaataaaattccttcaTCTATTACTGGGTTAGATGgtagtgttaatttaaaaaaattattagtgttagatatggtaaaatga